A window of Ignavibacterium sp. contains these coding sequences:
- a CDS encoding SET domain-containing protein-lysine N-methyltransferase, which produces MSLDYLYENIVVKESNVHGNGIFTNIPIKKYQRILLIEGEEIDAAECIRRENEENNVYIFWKDDNTYIDASSTEKIKYINHSCNCNCYIDEDESGNLVLIASRDIEAGEELTIDYGYEEIYEECSCKSCDNKLESAA; this is translated from the coding sequence ATGTCTTTGGATTACCTTTATGAAAATATAGTTGTTAAAGAATCGAATGTTCATGGTAATGGTATTTTTACAAATATTCCTATAAAGAAATATCAGCGGATACTTCTGATTGAAGGTGAAGAAATAGATGCAGCAGAATGCATAAGAAGAGAAAACGAAGAGAATAATGTTTATATCTTCTGGAAAGATGATAACACTTATATCGATGCATCATCAACAGAGAAGATTAAGTATATTAATCACAGTTGTAATTGCAATTGTTATATAGATGAAGATGAATCCGGAAATCTTGTACTTATTGCATCAAGAGATATTGAAGCGGGAGAAGAATTAACAATTGATTATGGTTACGAAGAAATTTATGAAGAGTGTTCCTGCAAAAGCTGCGATAATAAACTTGAATCTGCTGCTTGA
- a CDS encoding ATP-dependent Clp protease adaptor ClpS, with protein MPELPTQKPTFEEDVDSINDIASRVVLYNDDWHTFDEVIAQLIKAINCTYEQARALSFEVHVKGKAIVFSGSMPDCLKVSSILEEIALHTQIIT; from the coding sequence ATGCCAGAGTTACCAACTCAAAAACCTACTTTTGAAGAAGATGTAGATTCGATAAACGATATTGCAAGCCGGGTAGTGCTTTATAATGATGACTGGCACACTTTCGATGAAGTTATTGCTCAGTTAATTAAAGCAATAAACTGTACTTATGAGCAAGCAAGAGCATTATCATTTGAAGTTCATGTAAAAGGTAAGGCAATTGTATTCAGTGGTTCAATGCCAGACTGCCTTAAAGTGTCGTCAATTCTTGAAGAGATTGCACTTCACACACAAATTATTACCTGA
- a CDS encoding electron transfer flavoprotein subunit beta/FixA family protein: MKIAVCVSQVPDTATRIKIGSDHKSIDPTGVTYIINPYDEFAIEEALKTKEKIGGDSVVYVISVGDDSVKETLRKALAMGADEAILLKSSGYKDSIAIAKALSEEIKSLGCELVFCGKQSVDFDSGITGQLVAEMLGYNCISVVVDFKLDGNKIIAEREIEGGREVVETELPAVITAQKGLNEPRYASLKGIMAAKKKTIAEKPAFDSEVFTEILDMHLPPSKQPGRILGTDKSAVPELVRLLREEAKVI; encoded by the coding sequence ATGAAAATAGCAGTATGTGTCAGTCAGGTTCCGGACACTGCTACAAGGATAAAAATTGGTTCTGATCACAAATCAATTGATCCAACTGGTGTTACTTATATAATTAATCCTTATGATGAATTTGCAATTGAAGAAGCACTTAAAACTAAAGAGAAAATTGGTGGGGATTCTGTAGTCTATGTTATTTCAGTCGGAGACGATTCAGTTAAAGAAACACTGCGTAAAGCTCTTGCAATGGGTGCTGATGAAGCAATATTACTAAAAAGTTCTGGTTATAAAGACTCAATTGCAATTGCAAAAGCTCTTTCTGAAGAAATAAAATCGCTTGGATGTGAACTTGTTTTCTGTGGAAAGCAGTCAGTAGATTTCGATAGCGGAATTACCGGACAACTTGTAGCTGAGATGCTTGGTTATAATTGTATCTCAGTTGTTGTTGACTTCAAACTCGATGGAAATAAAATTATTGCTGAAAGAGAAATTGAAGGTGGACGCGAAGTAGTGGAAACAGAACTGCCCGCAGTTATTACAGCTCAGAAAGGATTGAATGAACCAAGATATGCTTCGCTGAAAGGTATTATGGCAGCTAAGAAAAAAACTATAGCAGAGAAACCTGCATTCGATTCTGAAGTATTTACAGAAATTCTCGATATGCATCTACCACCATCAAAACAACCGGGAAGAATTCTTGGAACAGACAAATCTGCTGTTCCTGAGTTAGTCAGATTATTAAGAGAAGAAGCAAAAGTAATATAG
- a CDS encoding electron transfer flavoprotein subunit alpha/FixB family protein: MAEKILAVLEQREGNLKKVSFEAASVALNLANQLGLQAEAVVVGKEISNLNELSKFGISKLTHLKNESLENYSSSAYAEAIASFAKENEAKILIFPNTAMGVDLAPRVAVKLNSGIVMDCMKLEVKDNEVIATRPVYAGKALIDVKLKSDIKIFTIRPNVFKPQAVDSSTVQIEEKQIDNPNLKTKVTAFKKSEGKLDVAEADIIVSGGRGMKGPENFHLIEELAEVLGAAVGASRAVVDAGWRPHREQVGQTGKTVSPSLYIACGISGAIQHLAGMSSSKYIVAINKDKDAPIFNVADYGIAGDVFEILPALTEEIKKLKS; the protein is encoded by the coding sequence ATGGCAGAAAAAATTTTAGCAGTACTCGAACAAAGAGAAGGAAATCTTAAAAAGGTATCATTTGAAGCGGCTTCCGTAGCACTCAATCTTGCTAATCAACTTGGTTTGCAAGCAGAAGCTGTTGTTGTTGGGAAAGAAATTTCTAACTTAAATGAGTTATCAAAATTTGGAATTAGCAAATTAACCCATCTTAAAAATGAATCATTAGAAAATTATTCTTCATCAGCTTATGCTGAAGCAATTGCTTCTTTTGCTAAAGAAAATGAAGCAAAGATTTTGATATTCCCGAATACAGCAATGGGTGTTGATCTTGCACCGAGAGTTGCAGTTAAGTTGAATTCGGGAATAGTTATGGATTGTATGAAACTTGAAGTAAAGGATAATGAAGTAATTGCTACTAGACCAGTTTATGCTGGCAAAGCTTTAATTGATGTTAAACTTAAAAGTGACATAAAAATATTTACAATCAGACCTAATGTTTTCAAACCACAGGCAGTTGATTCATCAACAGTCCAAATTGAAGAAAAGCAAATTGATAATCCGAACTTGAAAACAAAAGTTACGGCTTTCAAAAAATCCGAAGGTAAACTTGATGTTGCTGAAGCTGATATAATTGTATCCGGTGGCAGAGGAATGAAAGGGCCCGAAAACTTTCATCTTATTGAAGAATTAGCTGAAGTGCTTGGTGCAGCGGTAGGAGCTTCCAGAGCGGTTGTTGATGCCGGATGGAGACCACATCGTGAGCAAGTTGGACAAACTGGTAAAACTGTTTCTCCTTCACTTTATATTGCTTGCGGAATTTCAGGTGCGATTCAACATTTAGCTGGTATGTCTTCTTCAAAATATATCGTAGCAATTAATAAAGATAAAGATGCACCAATTTTTAATGTGGCTGATTATGGAATTGCAGGCGATGTTTTTGAAATTCTTCCTGCATTAACTGAAGAAATAAAAAAATTAAAATCATAG
- a CDS encoding bifunctional nuclease domain-containing protein, with protein sequence MDKVQCEIVGLSSSPSTGGAYAILLKEIDGNRRLPIIIGHFEAQAIALEMEGIKPPRPLTHDLLKSVIDNLGGTVVEIVISELRENTFYAKIVLDVSGLTNEIDARPSDAMALAVRTDAPIYVAEAVMEAASFIPTDEAETDLTESFEEEKKPGESLPKSKEAQIAALQEKLREALEKEEYERAAKLRDDIKKLTQSN encoded by the coding sequence TTGGATAAAGTTCAGTGCGAAATAGTAGGTCTTTCATCCAGTCCATCTACAGGTGGAGCTTATGCAATATTATTGAAAGAGATTGATGGGAACAGACGGCTTCCAATTATCATCGGACATTTCGAAGCTCAGGCAATTGCTTTGGAAATGGAAGGTATAAAACCTCCCCGTCCTTTAACTCATGATTTACTCAAAAGCGTAATTGATAATCTCGGAGGAACAGTCGTTGAAATTGTGATTAGTGAATTAAGAGAAAATACTTTTTATGCAAAGATAGTTCTTGATGTAAGTGGATTGACAAATGAAATAGATGCAAGACCAAGTGATGCTATGGCTTTGGCAGTAAGAACAGATGCCCCGATTTACGTTGCTGAAGCAGTTATGGAAGCAGCTTCATTTATTCCGACTGATGAAGCAGAAACAGATTTAACTGAAAGTTTTGAAGAAGAAAAAAAACCGGGCGAAAGTTTACCCAAATCCAAAGAAGCACAGATTGCAGCTCTTCAGGAAAAGTTGAGAGAAGCACTTGAGAAAGAAGAATATGAAAGAGCTGCAAAACTAAGGGATGATATTAAAAAGTTAACTCAAAGTAATTAG
- a CDS encoding DUF2851 family protein — translation MKKYSRIPEQLIYKIWEEKQFSEVLKTSDGTEIEVIDPGSKNSDKAGPDFHNARIRIGNITFTGDVEIDTFHSDWRSHGHHLNQRYNKTILHITIADNQSSGYVITQSGRHVPTLNLSKYLSQPLRETLLTEISKIGEDEIKMPCSEVADEAPIELKLKFIKELGLQRYRKKCDRFLARLKELIVLHEVMISEPKINHDFHKEIEERTFTSSDFENAEIWQQLLYEEIFEALGYSKNKDIMMKLSHAIDINFFRRIPKENFIPQAESALFFISGLVPELNKLEDEETTEYIRNLYENWEQLKSGYDGVYFNKSHWHFFKLRPQNFPTVRLAAGARLLDRILNKNLFSRIIGAVSSIQNNYKLISKLRDLLIVKGEDYWAKHFNFNKPVRTDIKYFIGLGRADETIVNIILPILTVYFEIFDKRKLAERVLALYIHFTQKESNHLVDEVSEVLNISDKKLRSVYYQGMIELFRNFCIKQQCIECEIGKKVFAS, via the coding sequence GTGAAAAAATATTCCAGAATTCCCGAGCAACTTATTTATAAGATTTGGGAGGAAAAACAATTTAGTGAGGTTCTGAAAACTTCTGACGGAACTGAAATAGAAGTTATCGACCCTGGCTCAAAGAATAGTGATAAAGCTGGACCAGATTTTCATAATGCAAGAATTAGAATTGGAAATATTACTTTCACCGGTGATGTTGAAATCGATACTTTTCATTCCGACTGGCGTTCACACGGTCATCATCTGAATCAAAGATACAATAAAACAATTCTTCATATTACCATTGCTGATAATCAATCATCTGGTTATGTAATAACTCAGAGTGGAAGACATGTCCCAACACTTAATCTCAGTAAATATTTATCTCAACCACTACGCGAAACACTCTTAACAGAAATTTCTAAAATTGGTGAAGATGAAATTAAAATGCCTTGCAGTGAGGTTGCGGATGAAGCTCCAATCGAACTCAAATTAAAATTCATTAAAGAACTTGGTTTACAGAGGTACAGAAAAAAATGTGATAGATTTCTTGCACGTTTGAAAGAGTTAATAGTTTTACACGAAGTAATGATAAGTGAACCCAAAATAAATCATGATTTTCACAAAGAAATTGAAGAAAGAACTTTCACATCGAGTGATTTTGAAAACGCTGAGATTTGGCAACAACTTCTTTACGAAGAAATATTTGAGGCGTTAGGTTATTCCAAGAATAAAGATATAATGATGAAATTAAGTCACGCGATTGACATCAACTTTTTCAGAAGAATACCAAAGGAAAATTTTATTCCGCAAGCAGAAAGTGCTTTGTTTTTTATAAGCGGATTAGTCCCTGAATTAAATAAACTCGAAGATGAAGAAACAACTGAGTACATTCGAAATTTATACGAGAATTGGGAGCAATTAAAATCTGGTTATGATGGAGTTTATTTTAATAAATCACACTGGCACTTCTTTAAACTCAGACCACAGAACTTTCCGACTGTTCGGCTTGCAGCAGGTGCAAGATTACTGGACAGAATTCTGAATAAAAATTTATTCAGCAGAATAATAGGTGCAGTTTCAAGCATTCAGAATAACTATAAGTTGATTTCTAAACTAAGAGATTTACTTATTGTTAAAGGTGAAGATTATTGGGCGAAGCATTTTAATTTTAATAAGCCAGTCAGAACCGACATCAAGTATTTTATTGGATTGGGCAGAGCGGATGAAACAATTGTTAATATTATTTTACCAATTCTGACAGTTTACTTTGAGATATTCGATAAAAGGAAATTGGCTGAGCGCGTTCTTGCTCTATACATTCATTTTACACAAAAGGAAAGTAATCACCTTGTTGATGAAGTTAGCGAAGTACTAAATATATCAGATAAAAAATTAAGAAGTGTATATTATCAGGGAATGATAGAGCTTTTCAGAAATTTTTGCATCAAGCAGCAATGCATAGAGTGTGAAATAGGTAAAAAAGTTTTTGCAAGCTGA
- the pyrF gene encoding orotidine-5'-phosphate decarboxylase: protein MKALEKLLLKNDELKFVCVGLDSDLTKIPQYLLSETEPIFEFNRNIVEATKEFAAAYKINFAFYEALGQKGFEIIEKTLEFIPDDILTIADAKRGDIGNTSEMYAKSVFEHFGFDAITLHPYMGKDSLQPFLNYKDKLNFILALTSNPGSIDFEKQILKDGTFLYQRIISLTTDWNIDKNCGIVFGATNLDELKTNINSFSDLSVLLPGVGAQGGSFEDVLKVFHGQNRKNFIVNISRGIIYLSSEKDFGQLAEKEIQRLNEIAKQIFS, encoded by the coding sequence ATGAAAGCTTTAGAAAAGTTATTGCTTAAAAATGATGAATTAAAATTTGTTTGTGTTGGATTAGATTCAGACCTGACTAAAATTCCGCAATATTTACTTTCTGAAACAGAACCAATTTTTGAATTCAACAGAAATATTGTAGAAGCCACAAAAGAATTTGCAGCTGCTTATAAAATTAATTTTGCTTTTTATGAAGCACTCGGGCAAAAAGGATTTGAGATTATTGAAAAGACCTTGGAATTTATTCCAGATGATATTTTAACAATTGCTGATGCAAAGCGCGGCGATATTGGAAACACTTCTGAAATGTATGCGAAGTCTGTATTTGAGCACTTTGGATTTGATGCTATTACGCTTCATCCATATATGGGAAAGGATTCACTTCAACCTTTCCTCAACTATAAAGATAAATTGAATTTTATTCTTGCCTTAACTTCTAATCCGGGCTCTATTGATTTTGAAAAACAAATTCTTAAAGATGGAACATTTCTTTACCAAAGAATAATAAGTTTAACTACTGATTGGAATATTGATAAAAACTGCGGAATCGTCTTTGGCGCTACTAATTTGGATGAACTCAAAACTAATATCAATTCATTTTCCGATTTGAGTGTTCTTCTTCCGGGAGTTGGAGCACAGGGAGGAAGTTTTGAGGATGTATTAAAAGTTTTTCACGGTCAGAACAGAAAAAATTTTATTGTGAATATCAGCAGAGGGATTATCTATTTGTCATCTGAAAAAGATTTCGGTCAACTTGCTGAAAAAGAAATTCAACGATTAAATGAAATAGCCAAACAAATTTTTTCTTAA
- the rodA gene encoding rod shape-determining protein RodA, producing MRIDYKISDKFDFKIFIPVLILNIIGLAAIYSATLNNPQAAGNFEKQLLFTVLGYIGFFITYALPTNTIKFISIPTYLLSLLFLVVVLVIGKKVSGAKSWLGLGSFGFQPSEFAKIGTILLLANFLTRLNNNIDSFKDILIALAIGFVPIGLILLEPDMGTSIIFFSFILIVLFWKGISLLGLFVVLSPGFVAVASLFGSIPFIASLIIVLVVLFFFKRDLFFNGSVFAINLAAGFFTDNLYNALSPHQQARIKSFIDPMSDPLGSGYNSIQAMVAIGSGGIFGKGYLQGNQTQLQYIPEQWTDFIYCAIGEEFGFIGAMLVLSLFLIIFLRLLNIASSTKDEFLSLVIIGIFGVYFTHFLINVGMVIGILPIIGVPLPFVSYGGSSFLLNMFMLGIVLNIYRTRKNYA from the coding sequence TTGAGGATTGATTATAAAATATCTGATAAGTTTGACTTTAAAATTTTTATTCCGGTTTTAATCCTTAACATCATTGGACTTGCTGCAATTTATAGTGCTACATTAAACAACCCACAGGCAGCAGGAAATTTTGAAAAGCAATTATTATTTACTGTTCTTGGTTATATTGGATTTTTTATAACATATGCATTACCAACAAATACAATAAAATTTATTTCAATCCCGACATATCTTCTCTCATTGTTATTCTTAGTAGTTGTGCTTGTTATCGGCAAAAAAGTTTCAGGTGCAAAAAGCTGGCTTGGGCTTGGTTCATTTGGGTTTCAACCATCCGAATTTGCTAAAATCGGAACTATACTTTTGCTTGCCAATTTTCTGACCAGATTAAATAACAATATTGATTCCTTCAAAGATATTCTTATTGCATTGGCAATCGGATTTGTTCCAATTGGTTTGATTTTGCTTGAACCTGATATGGGAACATCAATTATATTTTTCTCATTCATCTTAATTGTTCTTTTCTGGAAGGGAATAAGCTTACTTGGTTTATTTGTTGTTCTTTCGCCCGGATTTGTTGCAGTTGCATCTCTATTCGGATCTATTCCATTTATAGCATCACTTATCATTGTATTGGTAGTTTTATTTTTCTTTAAGAGAGATTTGTTTTTTAATGGCTCTGTGTTCGCGATAAATCTTGCAGCAGGATTTTTCACGGATAATTTATATAATGCTTTAAGTCCACATCAGCAAGCAAGAATAAAATCATTTATTGATCCGATGAGCGACCCTTTAGGTTCAGGTTACAATTCAATACAGGCAATGGTTGCAATAGGAAGTGGGGGAATTTTTGGTAAAGGTTATTTGCAGGGAAATCAAACTCAGCTGCAATATATCCCTGAGCAATGGACTGATTTTATTTACTGTGCAATTGGTGAAGAGTTTGGATTTATCGGTGCTATGCTTGTTCTATCTCTATTTCTAATAATCTTTCTCAGACTTTTAAATATTGCTTCGTCAACAAAAGATGAATTTTTAAGTTTGGTTATAATAGGAATATTTGGTGTTTACTTTACACACTTTCTCATCAATGTTGGAATGGTTATCGGAATTCTTCCAATTATTGGAGTGCCATTACCATTTGTAAGTTACGGTGGTAGTTCATTCCTGCTAAATATGTTTATGCTCGGAATTGTTCTGAATATTTATCGAACAAGAAAAAACTATGCTTAA
- the mrdA gene encoding penicillin-binding protein 2: MNAVNFASVNRKTILYSIIILIFAVFSVRLFQMQIINHEAYDEKSAGNSIKPIEQIPLRGVFYDRNMNVLVDNIPAYTLRITPADYDTSLNKVLDKVLGVNSGYVASILKRNQIYSKYIPIRIRRGIDFSVVSWLEENSEFLPGVDYIVEMQRGYPYGVMGSHLFGYTKEISSQQLEKEKDYYRPGDYVGHNGIEKQYEKDLRGEKGFHYVLVDSRRREIGRYKDGANDKESIKGRDLVLSIDGDVQKVAEEELRGKRGAVVAIEPSTGEILALVSAPEYDLNQFSYITSKDFLQELYSDPDKPLFNRATMSLKPPGSTFKVLAAIAALDLGLIDVNTTIYCGGGFTFGRFFKCHGSHGSVNVVHAIEKSCNTFFYNLIYKIGLEKWKEYAAKFGFNQKTGIDIGEEAAGFIPDESYYKKLYGDNWPRSIMASLGIGQGEVSVTPLQLAKYVALIANDGKSFAPHIVKGYLDNKTGEIVPFRFDEINLKIKKEVFDIVKQGMFLVVQGSGTATHLRNPDYHISGKTGTAQNPHGKDHAFFIGFAPSENPKIAVAVVVENVGFGGTHAAPIAKKMMDAYLLKDKLKNQKQKVEQPVIAGAQIED; this comes from the coding sequence ATGAACGCAGTAAACTTTGCATCAGTAAACAGAAAAACAATTTTATACAGTATCATCATTTTGATATTTGCTGTATTCTCTGTGCGTTTATTCCAGATGCAAATAATTAATCACGAAGCTTATGATGAAAAATCCGCTGGCAATAGCATTAAACCAATTGAGCAGATTCCTTTGCGCGGTGTATTTTATGACAGGAATATGAATGTTCTTGTTGATAATATCCCTGCCTACACTCTTCGTATTACTCCTGCTGATTATGACACAAGTCTGAATAAAGTACTCGATAAAGTTCTTGGAGTTAATTCGGGATATGTTGCCAGCATACTGAAAAGAAATCAAATTTATTCCAAGTACATTCCAATCAGAATAAGAAGAGGAATTGATTTCAGTGTGGTTTCCTGGCTTGAGGAAAATTCAGAGTTTCTTCCTGGTGTTGATTACATTGTTGAGATGCAAAGAGGTTATCCTTATGGTGTGATGGGTTCTCATCTCTTCGGATACACGAAAGAAATTTCTTCACAGCAATTGGAAAAAGAAAAAGATTATTATCGTCCCGGTGATTATGTCGGACATAATGGAATTGAAAAACAATATGAAAAAGATTTAAGAGGTGAAAAAGGTTTTCACTATGTATTAGTTGATTCAAGAAGAAGAGAAATTGGCAGATATAAAGATGGGGCAAATGATAAAGAATCAATAAAAGGTCGCGATTTAGTTTTATCTATTGATGGAGATGTTCAGAAAGTTGCTGAAGAAGAATTAAGAGGAAAAAGAGGTGCTGTAGTTGCAATTGAACCTTCAACCGGAGAAATACTTGCTTTAGTAAGTGCTCCGGAATATGATTTGAATCAATTTTCATATATCACTTCCAAAGATTTTTTACAGGAACTTTATTCAGATCCGGATAAACCTTTGTTCAATCGTGCTACTATGTCATTAAAGCCACCAGGATCAACTTTCAAAGTACTTGCAGCTATCGCCGCACTTGATTTAGGTTTAATTGATGTGAATACAACAATTTATTGCGGTGGTGGGTTTACCTTTGGAAGGTTCTTTAAATGTCATGGCTCGCACGGATCAGTTAATGTTGTGCACGCAATTGAAAAATCTTGTAATACTTTTTTCTATAATTTGATTTACAAAATTGGTCTCGAAAAATGGAAAGAGTACGCAGCAAAATTTGGATTCAATCAGAAAACCGGAATTGATATAGGTGAAGAAGCTGCCGGTTTTATACCTGATGAATCTTATTATAAAAAACTCTATGGCGATAACTGGCCAAGAAGCATAATGGCAAGTTTAGGAATTGGTCAGGGCGAAGTAAGTGTAACTCCGCTTCAGCTCGCAAAGTATGTTGCTTTGATAGCAAATGATGGAAAGTCTTTTGCACCACATATTGTAAAAGGTTACCTTGATAACAAGACCGGCGAAATAGTTCCGTTCAGGTTTGATGAAATTAATTTGAAAATTAAAAAAGAAGTTTTTGATATCGTTAAACAGGGAATGTTTTTAGTAGTTCAAGGTTCAGGAACTGCGACACATTTAAGAAATCCGGATTATCACATATCAGGTAAAACCGGAACAGCACAAAATCCTCACGGAAAGGATCACGCATTTTTTATTGGTTTCGCTCCATCTGAAAATCCTAAAATTGCAGTTGCTGTGGTTGTTGAAAATGTTGGTTTTGGCGGTACTCATGCAGCACCTATTGCCAAAAAAATGATGGATGCTTATTTGTTGAAAGATAAATTGAAAAATCAGAAACAAAAGGTTGAACAACCTGTAATTGCAGGAGCACAAATTGAGGATTGA
- the mreD gene encoding rod shape-determining protein MreD, whose protein sequence is MKFNYIISILIFIPVLIIQTTVVPLVSIGEVVPDLILILLVYYSITEGQIYGTVLGFIYGLFFDLVTGSLLGSTMIAKTVAGFVAGYFSSENKVDIYLMFFNFGLIVFLAALVDQIIYSFFSAFDISSNILMIFFQNAFLPAFYTALLSMIIIIFVPKKRIL, encoded by the coding sequence ATGAAGTTTAACTATATCATATCAATATTAATTTTCATTCCCGTTTTAATAATTCAAACGACTGTTGTTCCACTTGTTTCAATTGGTGAAGTTGTTCCTGATTTAATTTTAATTCTGCTTGTTTATTACTCTATAACCGAAGGACAGATTTACGGAACAGTTTTAGGATTTATTTATGGATTATTCTTTGATTTAGTTACAGGCAGTTTACTTGGAAGCACTATGATTGCTAAAACTGTAGCAGGTTTTGTTGCAGGCTATTTCTCTTCAGAAAACAAAGTTGATATTTACTTGATGTTTTTCAATTTCGGATTGATTGTATTTTTAGCTGCGTTGGTTGATCAGATTATTTATTCATTTTTCTCTGCTTTTGATATATCATCAAATATTTTAATGATATTCTTTCAGAATGCTTTTCTACCAGCTTTTTATACTGCTTTATTAAGCATGATTATAATAATTTTTGTTCCGAAAAAAAGAATTTTATGA
- the mreC gene encoding rod shape-determining protein MreC yields the protein MIRFLNSVWYNFKEYIILTVLVILSLFIISQNHSPAVQRVRAISFGTFATVTSVVSDVVNIKSLKKENEQLRETNAKLMLQLSKLREAAIINEELKGLVTLKDTSGYPLIPASVVSKSLSRVQGTITLNVGNSDSVKVGMPVLTDKGLVGIIYSVSGNYSIARTLQNVDLKITVKDERTRENGLMKWNGENLVIINVPKTYQIKKGDRIVTSELSSLVPFPIPVGVAAGSNNVETGIFNEIKVIPFVDFSKVENVFVLKTVASKEIDSLELNFLKKFQ from the coding sequence ATGATAAGATTTCTAAATTCGGTTTGGTATAACTTCAAAGAATATATCATTCTAACAGTTCTTGTTATCTTAAGTTTATTCATTATCTCACAAAACCATTCTCCTGCAGTCCAAAGAGTAAGAGCCATCTCATTCGGAACATTTGCAACTGTTACATCAGTTGTTTCAGATGTTGTGAATATTAAAAGCTTAAAAAAAGAAAATGAACAGTTGCGGGAAACTAATGCAAAACTGATGCTTCAGTTAAGTAAACTAAGAGAAGCAGCAATAATAAATGAAGAGCTTAAAGGTTTAGTCACTCTGAAAGATACATCCGGTTATCCTTTGATTCCAGCTAGTGTAGTATCAAAATCTTTATCCAGAGTACAGGGAACAATTACATTGAATGTCGGAAACTCCGATTCAGTTAAAGTTGGCATGCCTGTTCTAACTGATAAAGGATTGGTTGGAATTATTTATTCAGTTTCAGGTAACTATTCAATTGCAAGAACATTACAAAATGTTGATTTGAAAATTACTGTTAAAGATGAAAGAACTAGAGAAAATGGTTTAATGAAATGGAATGGAGAAAATCTTGTTATCATCAATGTTCCAAAAACCTATCAGATAAAAAAAGGTGATAGAATAGTTACTTCTGAGTTAAGCTCGCTTGTACCATTTCCAATTCCGGTTGGCGTTGCTGCTGGTAGTAATAATGTTGAAACAGGAATATTTAATGAAATAAAAGTCATCCCATTTGTTGATTTCTCAAAAGTTGAAAATGTATTTGTATTAAAAACAGTTGCGAGCAAAGAAATTGATAGTCTCGAATTAAATTTTTTGAAAAAGTTTCAATGA